One stretch of Bacillota bacterium DNA includes these proteins:
- a CDS encoding N-acetylmuramoyl-L-alanine amidase: protein MGSVILFCTPAFAAGFSDLQGHWAAGEIQKAVAEGYLKGYPDGTFQPDRVVTRAEFVALVNGAFQVKPSQKVQVSFKDVKPGDWFAPAVEAALAAGYIEGYPDGTFRPQKAVNRQEAACLLAKLLKLEGEGNIAFTDAGKIAAWARPAVAALVAKGIMGGYPDGTFRPARSITRAEAAALVGRAREGQEVTPVAVSLVVVEEIVNVRSGPGTSYQVLGQVRAGDTLQARGRSGNNWYEVDFGGGRGWIAGWLVQVAQAPPPSRDEPGTLEVKVERQARQLVVTLVGNKDASYLWEEKANPQRLVVAARGVTVVRTPLEINVREAGLERIVTSFPAEEPGTAEVELLFEEHPLPVFYQVDAGAPGEFRVTLPNQIMQAETASDGETLLITLRGTAPLAYQSFSLSGPKRLVFDFNDFVLHPALLGWEQEANLPEFGRVRLGQFQPDVARLVVETTRGASFAAQTRLGGRELLLSIRTAGLAGRRVVLDPGHGGRDPGAIGPGGVQEKDVNLAIALQARDILRQQGVDVILTRNGDQEKELPERAQEANNSNAEVFVSIHANSANNAAIGGTATYTYAPPNTALGLQREARFYLAQLLQEELVRALGLRDAGIYEANFAVLRYTAMPAVLVEVAFLSNPAEEQLLVNPEFQGRAAAAIAQAIIRFLTE from the coding sequence TTGGGGAGTGTTATTCTTTTCTGCACCCCGGCGTTTGCTGCGGGTTTTTCAGATTTGCAGGGGCATTGGGCCGCCGGGGAGATTCAGAAAGCGGTTGCAGAGGGTTACCTGAAAGGTTACCCGGATGGAACCTTTCAGCCCGACCGGGTAGTGACCCGCGCCGAGTTTGTGGCACTCGTAAACGGTGCCTTCCAGGTGAAACCATCTCAAAAGGTGCAGGTATCTTTTAAAGATGTTAAGCCGGGCGACTGGTTTGCGCCCGCGGTCGAGGCGGCCCTGGCGGCAGGCTACATAGAAGGCTACCCGGACGGAACCTTCCGGCCCCAAAAAGCCGTGAACCGCCAGGAGGCGGCCTGCCTGCTGGCGAAACTCCTGAAGCTAGAGGGAGAGGGGAACATCGCGTTTACAGATGCCGGGAAGATCGCGGCCTGGGCGCGGCCTGCTGTTGCTGCGCTTGTGGCAAAGGGGATCATGGGAGGGTATCCCGACGGGACCTTTCGCCCGGCCCGTTCCATCACGCGGGCGGAAGCGGCCGCGCTGGTGGGACGCGCCCGGGAGGGGCAGGAAGTGACTCCCGTTGCAGTTAGCCTGGTGGTGGTTGAGGAGATCGTCAACGTCCGGTCGGGACCGGGTACGAGTTACCAGGTTCTGGGACAGGTCCGTGCCGGGGATACCCTCCAGGCGCGCGGCCGCAGCGGTAATAACTGGTACGAAGTGGATTTTGGGGGAGGAAGGGGATGGATTGCGGGGTGGCTTGTTCAGGTTGCCCAGGCACCTCCTCCCAGCCGGGACGAGCCCGGCACCCTCGAGGTGAAAGTGGAGCGCCAGGCGAGACAACTGGTGGTTACTTTAGTAGGGAATAAGGATGCCTCCTACCTGTGGGAGGAGAAAGCGAACCCCCAGCGCCTGGTAGTAGCCGCACGGGGGGTTACGGTTGTTCGCACGCCCTTAGAAATAAACGTCCGGGAAGCCGGATTGGAGCGAATCGTGACGAGTTTTCCTGCAGAGGAGCCGGGGACTGCGGAGGTGGAACTCCTTTTTGAGGAGCACCCCTTACCAGTGTTTTATCAGGTAGATGCAGGTGCGCCAGGGGAATTCCGGGTAACCCTACCCAACCAGATCATGCAGGCAGAGACCGCTTCCGACGGAGAGACACTTCTGATCACCCTGCGGGGTACGGCGCCGCTTGCTTACCAATCTTTCAGCTTGAGCGGCCCGAAGCGGCTCGTTTTCGACTTTAACGATTTTGTCCTACACCCGGCTCTGCTTGGCTGGGAACAGGAGGCGAACCTTCCGGAGTTCGGCAGAGTGCGTCTCGGCCAATTCCAACCCGATGTAGCCCGGCTTGTTGTGGAGACGACGCGGGGTGCTTCTTTTGCGGCACAAACCCGGCTGGGGGGCAGGGAACTCCTTCTGAGCATCAGGACTGCGGGGCTGGCCGGAAGGCGGGTAGTCCTCGATCCGGGGCACGGGGGGCGCGATCCGGGAGCGATTGGGCCCGGTGGCGTCCAGGAAAAGGATGTCAACCTGGCGATTGCCCTTCAGGCCCGGGATATCCTCCGCCAGCAAGGGGTTGACGTAATTTTAACCAGAAATGGAGATCAGGAAAAGGAACTGCCTGAACGCGCTCAAGAAGCTAACAACAGCAATGCGGAGGTTTTTGTGAGCATTCACGCCAATTCCGCTAACAACGCCGCGATCGGAGGGACGGCAACTTACACGTATGCACCCCCGAATACGGCTCTCGGCCTCCAGCGGGAGGCCCGCTTCTACCTGGCGCAACTGCTTCAGGAGGAGCTCGTTCGGGCTTTAGGGTTGCGAGACGCCGGGATCTATGAAGCGAACTTCGCGGTGTTGAGGTATACCGCGATGCCTGCTGTGCTGGTAGAGGTCGCTTTTCTCAGCAATCCCGCCGAGGAGCAGTTGCTGGTCAACCCCGAATTCCAGGGGCGGGCTGCGGCAGCCATCGCCCAGGCGATCATCCGCTTTTTAACAGAGTAG